The following coding sequences lie in one Amycolatopsis cihanbeyliensis genomic window:
- a CDS encoding MAB_1171c family putative transporter has translation MLATLSILVWAAAGIAAGWKLSQLVRAPRDRGLLVVTACTVLVFIALSAQLAANVPALSGLFPSQSPKLIQNVVLTFFFALLITLLHSVVSPATTGSRGAVEVPLALLATAGLIAAFAAGGPDARGAAYGEVEGRPGALAFYLVGNLYMSYATARGSHLSWVAAEHTRSRARLSLRVAAAGLAVNCLGVHLPRVLSTSGRLAFDLDLPPGTATWTPPVMAIGIVAFFLGIGYPGVRTGIVKAHIWFELRRHYRQLRPLWLAVCAAFPNIPLFPPESPLREALRLRQMRLRYYRRVIECRDGLVCLSPYLAEPVDAGLPHARQAELVRDALTRSSRGEQLAETSVIAAPAAAGMEADTRELLALARAFERLTGRDPAIGNGGAGRTSTRR, from the coding sequence ATGCTCGCCACGCTCAGCATCCTGGTGTGGGCCGCGGCCGGGATCGCGGCAGGATGGAAGCTGTCCCAACTCGTGCGCGCCCCGCGGGACCGGGGCCTGCTCGTGGTCACCGCCTGCACGGTGCTGGTGTTCATCGCGCTTTCGGCGCAGCTGGCCGCGAACGTCCCGGCGCTGTCCGGGTTGTTCCCCAGCCAGTCCCCGAAGCTGATCCAGAACGTGGTGCTCACGTTCTTCTTCGCCTTGCTGATCACCCTGCTGCATTCGGTGGTGTCGCCGGCGACCACGGGTTCCCGCGGGGCCGTTGAGGTGCCGCTGGCCCTGCTGGCCACCGCGGGCCTGATCGCCGCGTTCGCCGCCGGCGGCCCGGATGCGCGCGGCGCGGCCTACGGTGAGGTGGAGGGACGGCCGGGTGCGCTGGCCTTCTACCTGGTCGGCAACCTGTACATGAGCTACGCGACGGCCCGCGGCAGCCACCTGTCCTGGGTCGCCGCCGAGCACACCCGCTCGCGCGCCCGGCTGAGCCTGCGGGTGGCGGCCGCCGGGCTGGCCGTGAACTGCCTCGGGGTGCACCTGCCGCGGGTACTGTCCACCTCGGGGCGCCTCGCGTTCGACCTCGACCTGCCGCCGGGCACGGCCACCTGGACCCCGCCGGTGATGGCGATCGGGATCGTCGCGTTCTTCCTCGGCATCGGCTACCCGGGCGTGCGCACCGGCATCGTGAAGGCGCACATCTGGTTCGAGCTGCGGCGGCACTACCGGCAGTTGCGCCCGCTGTGGCTGGCGGTCTGCGCGGCGTTCCCCAACATCCCGCTGTTCCCGCCGGAGAGCCCGCTGCGCGAGGCGCTGCGCCTGCGGCAGATGCGGTTGCGGTACTACCGGCGGGTCATCGAGTGCCGGGACGGCCTGGTGTGCCTGAGCCCGTACCTGGCCGAACCGGTGGATGCCGGGTTGCCCCATGCCCGGCAGGCCGAGCTCGTACGCGACGCCCTCACCCGCAGCTCGCGGGGTGAGCAGCTCGCCGAGACCTCGGTGATCGCGGCCCCTGCCGCGGCCGGGATGGAGGCCGACACCCGGGAGCTGCTCGCCCTCGCCCGCGCCTTCGAACGGCTCACTGGTCGAGATCCCGCGATCGGTAACGGCGGTGCAGGCCGTACCAGCACCCGGCGATGA
- a CDS encoding caspase family protein, which produces MSNLPDPNLSRGVLIGTSDFERSDRLGNLPAVRNNLTELNRILTDSSGGILTWETCDVVDSPDSPNSFMTRLRRAANQAEDLLLVYYSGHGVRHETKDILYLTVRTTDPETPAGSAIPFEWVKEVIEQSPARTRLLILDCCYSGMALGAMSAGTIDGRAIEVAGTSVITSSPSNTVSHSPPGERYTAFSAELIRLLAEGPRVPGETLTVDELFRSLRAGMANRELPLPKMMAGDTSSGLLLRNVRSAEPVHEPQVRVRPRAPMTHPGPERPAEPSRQPFALPHPSEGPRAEREPDTAPRVRSSHVVKAVASWPLWAGFIIGTSMGVGGVVGAGFGSPAPGVSSAKDLTLAIPMLLVGSLCGFLIRRQWKRFQQKSGRTPRLGDLHAGFGAKLERLETLTLGGVLGLLVVVFIVGLFSEVPPSDETGTGLSIKMAGLVFLAHLIAGCWYGLHRRYRSRDLDQ; this is translated from the coding sequence ATGTCGAACCTTCCCGACCCGAATCTCTCGCGTGGCGTGTTGATCGGAACGAGCGACTTCGAACGGTCCGACCGACTAGGCAACCTGCCCGCGGTGCGCAACAACCTGACAGAGCTGAACCGGATACTGACCGATTCGAGCGGTGGGATTCTCACTTGGGAAACCTGCGATGTCGTGGACAGTCCCGACTCGCCGAACAGCTTCATGACACGGCTGCGGAGGGCGGCGAACCAGGCCGAGGATCTCCTGCTCGTCTACTACTCCGGGCACGGGGTTCGGCACGAGACCAAGGACATCCTCTATCTCACCGTTCGCACCACCGACCCCGAGACTCCGGCAGGAAGCGCCATACCGTTCGAGTGGGTCAAAGAGGTGATCGAACAGAGTCCGGCCAGAACACGGTTGCTGATCCTGGACTGCTGCTACTCGGGTATGGCGCTCGGTGCGATGTCGGCCGGAACCATCGACGGCCGGGCGATCGAGGTGGCGGGTACCTCGGTCATTACCTCCTCGCCGAGCAATACGGTTTCGCACTCCCCGCCAGGTGAGCGGTACACCGCGTTCAGCGCCGAGCTCATCCGGCTGCTCGCAGAAGGCCCGCGGGTGCCAGGGGAAACGCTTACGGTGGATGAACTCTTCAGGTCATTGCGAGCCGGTATGGCCAATCGTGAGCTTCCGCTGCCGAAGATGATGGCTGGTGACACCAGTAGTGGCCTGCTGTTGCGGAACGTTCGTTCGGCCGAACCGGTACATGAACCGCAGGTTCGAGTGCGCCCGCGCGCCCCGATGACACACCCCGGACCGGAACGGCCCGCCGAGCCTTCCCGACAGCCGTTCGCACTACCCCACCCGAGCGAGGGCCCGAGGGCCGAGCGCGAGCCCGACACGGCGCCGAGGGTTCGGTCGTCACATGTCGTCAAGGCGGTGGCTTCGTGGCCCCTGTGGGCAGGTTTCATCATTGGTACGAGCATGGGCGTCGGTGGTGTCGTCGGCGCCGGCTTCGGCAGCCCAGCGCCGGGAGTCAGTTCGGCGAAGGACCTGACGTTGGCCATCCCGATGTTGCTTGTCGGTTCGCTGTGTGGATTCCTGATCCGGCGTCAGTGGAAACGATTCCAGCAGAAGTCCGGCCGCACGCCACGTCTGGGTGACTTGCACGCCGGATTCGGTGCCAAGCTCGAACGGCTCGAAACACTGACCCTCGGCGGCGTACTCGGCCTCCTCGTCGTCGTCTTCATCGTGGGTCTGTTCAGCGAAGTGCCGCCCTCGGATGAGACTGGCACCGGACTCTCGATCAAAATGGCCGGTTTGGTGTTCCTGGCGCATCTCATCGCCGGGTGCTGGTACGGCCTGCACCGCCGTTACCGATCGCGGGATCTCGACCAGTGA
- a CDS encoding alpha/beta fold hydrolase produces the protein MASVWPRQGTVPVEGGELYYEARGAGDPVLLVQGALGEAGTTAQLADVLAEHYLVISYDRRGLSRSTVRQGAPPVTLSRHAADASVLLAELAAGPAHVVGASIGALVGLQLAVDHPDRVGTLVAHEPPMATVVADAEREAALDRVAELGRTDVRAAVREMAALTGAAGGSAEPGAQPPPPVGDLDTNLRHFFAVDFPAVRGCALDAARIAAVPEPVRIVPTGGAESRGQWEYRCAERLAGELGRELVELPGGHNALPDHPLAIAAQLRRLFAGDRVR, from the coding sequence GTGGCTAGCGTGTGGCCACGGCAGGGAACCGTCCCGGTCGAGGGCGGGGAACTCTACTACGAGGCGCGGGGCGCCGGCGATCCGGTGCTGCTCGTGCAGGGCGCGCTCGGCGAGGCGGGCACCACCGCGCAACTCGCCGATGTGCTGGCCGAGCACTACCTGGTGATCTCCTACGACCGCCGTGGCCTTTCCCGCAGCACGGTGCGGCAGGGGGCGCCGCCGGTTACGCTCTCCCGGCACGCCGCCGACGCGAGCGTGCTGCTGGCGGAGCTGGCGGCCGGGCCCGCGCACGTGGTGGGCGCCAGCATCGGCGCGCTGGTCGGCCTGCAACTGGCCGTGGATCACCCCGACCGGGTCGGCACGCTGGTGGCACACGAGCCGCCGATGGCGACCGTGGTCGCCGACGCCGAGCGGGAGGCCGCGCTCGACCGGGTCGCCGAGCTGGGCCGCACCGACGTCCGGGCGGCCGTGCGGGAGATGGCCGCGTTGACCGGCGCGGCCGGCGGCTCGGCCGAACCGGGGGCGCAGCCGCCACCGCCGGTCGGCGACCTGGACACGAACCTGCGCCACTTCTTCGCCGTGGACTTCCCCGCGGTGCGCGGCTGCGCCCTGGACGCGGCGCGGATCGCGGCCGTGCCGGAACCGGTGCGGATCGTGCCCACCGGCGGCGCGGAGTCCAGGGGGCAGTGGGAGTACCGCTGCGCCGAGCGGCTCGCCGGGGAGTTGGGCCGCGAGCTGGTCGAATTGCCCGGCGGGCACAACGCCCTACCGGATCATCCGCTGGCCATCGCGGCGCAGCTACGGAGGCTGTTCGCGGGAGACCGGGTGCGGTGA